The Deltaproteobacteria bacterium region TAGCGGACCTTCCACGTACCCAAACGGCGGGGCGGACGCTATGGTCCGTCCCCGAAGTCCCGGTCCTGGAAGGATTCCCCGTTGACGCAAGTGGAGCTCCTCGAGACGGCCACTCCGGCACCGGCCCCGCGCTCCGCAGCTGCTTGGGTGGAGCGGGCGCTCACCGCTGCGCTCGGCCTCTGCCTGGCGGTCTCGGTTGCCTTCCGCTTCCTGGCGCTCGACCACATCCCAGGCATCAACGGCGACGAGGGCTACCTGGGTGTGCAGGCCTGGATGTCGCTGCACCGCGAGGCCGTCACACTCAAGACGGGAAGCGATCTCCTCCCCGATCCCTTCTCTCTCGGGCTCTCCTGGCTGGTGCATGCGGCAGCGGGCGTGTCGCTCTGGTCGCTGCGGTCACCCACCGCCATCCTCGGCGTGATCACCGTGGCGGTGGTGTACCTGCTGAGCAAGAAGCTCTGGGGCCCGTCGGTGGCCCTCGCCGCTGCGACGCTCGCCGCGGCCCTACCCACGCACATCGCGTACTCACGGTTCTTCTGGGAGCCGTCTCAGTCGCCGCTGGCGTGCATGCTCATCGTGTACACCGCATACGCGCGCAAGCCGGTGCTCTTCCTGCTCGCCTGCGGGCTGGCGGTAATGGTGCACCCCACCAACGTGTTCGTGGTGCCGTTTGCACTGATGATCTGGGTGCCGGGGGTCCGCGCACGAGCCACGTTCAGACACTGGCTACTGCCCCGGTGGAAGCTGGGCGCACTAGCGCTCGCGGCGCTAGTCGTGCTCGCCGCTGGGGCCTACGTGATCTCGCTACACCGGCAGAGCTTCACCGACGCCGCCCACCGCGCCACCGACCTCGAATCATGGATGCAATTCGCCAACCTCGTGCCGGGCATGCTCAGCGGCTCGACGGTCTACGAGTACCTGGTGGGCGGGCTTCCAGAGGCCGTGAAGACGCTCGGCAGGCTCGGCTTCGTGGCGCTCTTCATTGTGCCCGTGACCATCAGCCTCACCCTCGATCGCAAGCGCCTCGGCATGGACGTGCTCGGCCTCGCGCTCGCGCTGGTGGGCTTCTACTTGTTCGCCGGGCCAGTCGCGCTCTCGCCGCACACCGAGCGGTACGGACTCTGGCTCACCATCCCCACCTGCCTCATCGCCGTGAGGGCCTGGGACCACGCGGCTGGCGAGCGGCGATGGATGCTGGGGACAATCACGGTGCTCGTGTGCGCTGGGCTGCTGCTCGACTTCAATGCCCGGTACTTCGAGCGGTTCGTGGCTCACAACTCGATTAGCCACAAGACCTTCAAGAGCGGACCCGTGGAGCCCAAGCTCCAGGCCTTCGAGTGGATCGCGGCGCGCCGCGACCCGGCGCGCACCACCCGGGTGCTCGCCGGCGACTGGTGGAGCTACTGGGCCATCAAGTACCTCTCGCTCACCCAGCAACCTCGCTGGGAGGTGTCCATTCTCGACTCTGGCTGGGATGGGCGCTTCCCCAAGGATTTCGCCCTGCCCTCACGACCGGCGAGCTCGGTGCAGACGTTCTACGTGGGCTACGTGGAGGACGGCTTTGGCGAGAAGATCCGCAAGCGCGTGCCCGGCGCAATCGAGCAGCGCATCGCCGGTTACGGCGGCACTGCTGTGATCAGCGTGCTGGCGGGGCAGTGACCGTCAGGGCGTGTCCTGGAACTGGAACGCCTGGATGTAGTCGTCTTGGTAGACGCGGACCGCGTGGAGCCCGCCGAGCTGCAGCGGCTCACGTGGGCCCGCGCGCCGGACCTTGACGTCGCGGAGTGTGGCGGGCGAGAAGAATCCGCCCCGAGGTCCGTGCGCTTGCCGCTATCGAGGTGAAGTTCTTCGCCAGCGGCCAGGGGTGCCAGAGGCTCAGCGCAGTGAAGGTCACCCGACGGCCCGCGGGGCTGGGACTGGCGGCGTCGGAGCGAGGACGGGCGCGCTTGGCGCTGCAGGCGCGTCGACCGGAGCCGGCTCACTCCTGGCTGGCTCGCCTTCCGGCCGCACGCGTCTCGCTCAGTTTCCGCGCCGAAAGTCGCAG contains the following coding sequences:
- a CDS encoding glycosyltransferase family 39 protein: MERALTAALGLCLAVSVAFRFLALDHIPGINGDEGYLGVQAWMSLHREAVTLKTGSDLLPDPFSLGLSWLVHAAAGVSLWSLRSPTAILGVITVAVVYLLSKKLWGPSVALAAATLAAALPTHIAYSRFFWEPSQSPLACMLIVYTAYARKPVLFLLACGLAVMVHPTNVFVVPFALMIWVPGVRARATFRHWLLPRWKLGALALAALVVLAAGAYVISLHRQSFTDAAHRATDLESWMQFANLVPGMLSGSTVYEYLVGGLPEAVKTLGRLGFVALFIVPVTISLTLDRKRLGMDVLGLALALVGFYLFAGPVALSPHTERYGLWLTIPTCLIAVRAWDHAAGERRWMLGTITVLVCAGLLLDFNARYFERFVAHNSISHKTFKSGPVEPKLQAFEWIAARRDPARTTRVLAGDWWSYWAIKYLSLTQQPRWEVSILDSGWDGRFPKDFALPSRPASSVQTFYVGYVEDGFGEKIRKRVPGAIEQRIAGYGGTAVISVLAGQ